In one window of Candidatus Scalindua sp. DNA:
- a CDS encoding DUF4377 domain-containing protein — protein sequence MYHQKCILKDKVPAVNSRIKENPEFVTAALRGLCITIVALFSLYCIKSSSAASQAEIKILHVNSHLIDCVGAGPRKCMQIRESRYDEWHPFYDEIEGFTFEEGYLYQIIVSITDVEDPPADGSSKAYKLLAIVSRQKV from the coding sequence ATGTATCACCAGAAATGTATACTGAAAGATAAGGTTCCAGCTGTAAATTCCCGAATAAAAGAAAACCCGGAATTTGTCACTGCTGCATTGAGGGGTCTCTGCATTACCATAGTGGCACTCTTCAGTCTGTACTGCATCAAATCATCATCTGCCGCGAGCCAGGCAGAAATAAAAATTCTCCATGTTAACAGCCATCTCATTGATTGCGTTGGTGCAGGACCTCGTAAGTGCATGCAGATAAGAGAAAGCAGATATGATGAATGGCACCCCTTCTATGATGAAATTGAAGGATTTACCTTTGAGGAAGGATATCTCTATCAAATAATAGTCTCGATAACTGATGTTGAAGATCCGCCTGCCGATGGCTCGTCGAAAGCGTATAAGCTCTTAGCAATAGTTTCCAGGCAAAAAGTCTAA
- a CDS encoding UpxY family transcription antiterminator codes for MKWYAVHTRSRHEKQVDAFLTEKGVESFLPLINMLSRRKDRKKYVDLPLFPGYLFAHVNQEQLSDVKYTRGVTKILGSDIDKPTPVPDKQVMDIKVLLESKVKLDPYPYLQKGTRVRVKAGPLKGVEGILVEKKGNYKIVISIDLMQKGTAAEILISDVEPI; via the coding sequence ATGAAATGGTATGCAGTACACACTCGTTCCCGGCACGAAAAACAGGTAGACGCATTTTTAACAGAAAAAGGTGTAGAATCATTTCTCCCCCTTATTAATATGCTGAGCCGAAGGAAGGATCGGAAAAAGTATGTCGACTTACCGCTTTTTCCCGGCTATCTGTTTGCGCATGTCAACCAGGAGCAGCTAAGCGATGTTAAATATACGAGAGGGGTGACAAAAATACTTGGCAGCGACATAGATAAGCCTACGCCCGTGCCTGATAAACAGGTGATGGATATCAAGGTCCTCCTGGAGAGCAAGGTAAAATTAGACCCATATCCGTATCTGCAGAAAGGAACACGCGTCAGGGTGAAGGCGGGACCTCTGAAAGGCGTTGAAGGTATCCTCGTTGAAAAGAAAGGTAATTATAAGATTGTGATAAGTATTGACTTGATGCAAAAGGGTACCGCTGCTGAGATCTTGATTTCTGATGTTGAGCCAATCTGA
- a CDS encoding ATP-binding protein — protein sequence MFKETVIKTELIERIQWLIRLRWIAIMGLFITSYAASNVFNIVTWVAPLYVIGILLVIFNLIFMSYARVMQTKSYASVQRCAGVQIMWDLFSLMSLIYFAGGAWNPFILYSLFHVIIAAIILEKRYSYLQAAFASSLLALMLALEYYSIIPHQSLKISSTVSFDNELWHYEVYILGMFFAISSTIFISVYFVTSIMDRLKKSRGEVFFEIKSTLENMAEGVVFIDADDKITMCNSEIEKTWNVKRDQIIDKSIKDCYIPYLGGEVRKIIQGFKDGGPTSQHQELKLEGGYLYNTYSAIFDNDDRYWGTVLTSHDISERKKLENKLFHAKRLATIGEMSAKIAHEIRNPLSSISLNAELLHDEISSYKESKTDEAEELIQSILEEVERLTEISEEYLRSARFPKLELNGTSINDLLSDLTKFHKEEMAQRSIVLKEEYGKVMPEIFLDRNQVKQAFVNFFRNSFQAMPEGGTLSISTRYTGKNIEILLTDTGSGISKSEVQKIFDPFYSTKENGTGLGLAITRKTIEEHCGEIFCKSTVGVGTTMKVLFPITPKKRR from the coding sequence GTGTTCAAAGAAACGGTAATCAAAACAGAACTCATTGAACGTATACAATGGCTCATCCGGTTACGGTGGATTGCCATTATGGGGCTGTTTATTACTTCATATGCAGCCAGTAACGTCTTTAATATTGTGACATGGGTTGCTCCGCTTTATGTAATTGGCATTCTCCTGGTGATATTTAATCTAATTTTTATGTCCTATGCGAGAGTGATGCAGACAAAGAGTTATGCGTCAGTACAGAGGTGTGCCGGTGTTCAGATCATGTGGGACCTCTTTTCATTAATGAGTCTCATCTATTTTGCCGGCGGGGCCTGGAACCCATTTATCTTATACAGTCTGTTTCACGTAATAATTGCGGCCATAATCCTTGAAAAGAGGTATAGTTATTTACAGGCTGCTTTTGCTTCATCTCTTTTAGCATTAATGCTTGCCTTGGAATATTATTCAATAATTCCTCATCAATCGTTAAAGATTTCCTCTACTGTTTCATTTGACAATGAATTGTGGCATTATGAAGTTTATATTCTGGGTATGTTTTTTGCGATTTCAAGTACAATCTTTATCTCTGTCTATTTTGTTACTTCGATAATGGACAGGTTGAAGAAGAGTCGGGGAGAGGTGTTTTTTGAGATTAAATCGACATTGGAGAATATGGCGGAGGGGGTTGTGTTTATTGATGCAGATGATAAGATAACCATGTGCAATAGTGAGATTGAAAAAACATGGAATGTGAAAAGAGATCAGATAATAGATAAATCGATAAAAGATTGTTATATTCCTTATTTGGGGGGTGAAGTACGGAAGATCATTCAGGGGTTTAAAGACGGTGGCCCAACATCGCAGCATCAGGAGTTAAAGCTGGAAGGCGGTTATTTATATAATACCTATTCTGCCATATTTGATAACGATGATAGATACTGGGGAACTGTCTTGACCAGCCATGATATCTCTGAGAGGAAGAAATTGGAAAATAAGCTTTTTCATGCAAAACGTTTAGCGACAATTGGTGAAATGTCTGCTAAAATTGCTCATGAAATACGAAACCCTTTAAGCTCAATCAGTTTAAATGCCGAGTTGCTGCATGATGAAATTTCGAGTTACAAGGAAAGTAAAACAGACGAGGCTGAGGAGCTGATTCAATCTATTCTTGAGGAAGTGGAAAGACTGACCGAAATCAGCGAGGAGTATCTCAGGTCAGCTCGATTCCCGAAACTGGAACTAAATGGGACCTCTATAAATGATCTACTCAGTGATCTGACCAAATTTCATAAAGAGGAAATGGCCCAGAGGAGTATCGTGCTGAAAGAGGAGTATGGGAAAGTTATGCCGGAAATATTTCTCGATAGAAATCAGGTAAAACAGGCATTTGTTAATTTCTTCAGGAACTCTTTTCAGGCAATGCCTGAAGGGGGTACATTGTCTATATCGACAAGATATACAGGTAAAAATATTGAAATACTTCTTACTGATACCGGTTCAGGTATTTCGAAATCCGAGGTGCAAAAGATATTTGATCCCTTCTACAGTACCAAGGAGAATGGTACCGGTTTAGGCCTTGCTATAACACGCAAAACCATAGAAGAGCATTGCGGTGAAATATTTTGCAAAAGTACCGTGGGTGTCGGTACAACCATGAAGGTCCTTTTTCCTATCACACCAAAGAAGAGGAGATAG
- a CDS encoding transposase: MSRGVGRGEIFLTNGDYSRFMEYMASVREKFNLDIFAFVLMANHYHILLRTNDANLSKAMQWIQTAYSIYYNRNHNRCGHLFQGRYKSVLVENESYWHILSLYIHLNPIRAGMVEKLREYNWSSYHDYVNVRKKK, translated from the coding sequence ATGTCGAGAGGAGTAGGCAGAGGAGAGATTTTTCTTACCAATGGAGATTATTCAAGATTTATGGAATATATGGCAAGCGTCAGAGAAAAGTTTAATTTAGATATATTTGCATTTGTCTTGATGGCTAATCATTACCATATTCTTTTAAGAACGAATGATGCAAATCTTTCAAAGGCCATGCAATGGATACAGACCGCCTATAGCATTTATTACAATCGCAATCATAATCGCTGTGGACATCTTTTTCAGGGAAGATATAAGAGCGTTCTTGTCGAAAATGAATCTTACTGGCACATTTTAAGTTTATATATACATTTGAATCCCATACGAGCCGGCATGGTTGAAAAGCTGAGAGAGTATAATTGGAGTAGCTATCATGATTATGTTAACGTCAGGAAAAAGAAATAA
- the hutH gene encoding histidine ammonia-lyase — translation MKSVMVNGVDLTIADVVRVARENAGVSLDKVVRARITAVQKIIKSTIKDKQEVYGVTTGFGALSNVFISVEQRRQLQKNIILSHSAGVGDSFEEETVRAIMLLRIHGLAQGHSVIQFHTVKTLVDMLNKGVHPLVPEKGSVGASGDLAPLAHVALVLIGEGKAVYKGKLLSGKQAMRAAGIPLVELDAGEGLSLVNGTQVMTGSGALTVYDAVRLLKTADIAAGMSLEVLLGSNIELNEKIHAVRPHNGQLLSAENLRRLTGDSEIISSHRDCTRVQDAYSIRCCPQVHGASKDALEFVKNVVGTEINSATGNPLIFAETGEIFNNGGNFHGQPVALAMDFLTIALSEIANISERRIERLVNPLLSGLPAFLVKDAGLNSGMMIAQYTAAALVSENKILSHPASVDSIPTSANKEDHVSMGSIAARKCKQVLFNVENVIAIELLCAAQAMDLFTNLKAGAGTKEAYSVIREHITHLEEDRILSEDIDKMHKLLRDGLLLSAVEKRIGALN, via the coding sequence ATGAAGAGTGTGATGGTAAATGGTGTAGATCTTACGATTGCCGATGTAGTGCGTGTCGCCCGGGAAAATGCCGGGGTGAGCCTTGACAAAGTGGTGAGAGCCAGGATAACGGCGGTTCAGAAAATAATCAAGAGTACCATTAAGGATAAACAGGAGGTCTATGGCGTAACGACGGGTTTTGGAGCTTTGAGCAATGTCTTTATCTCTGTAGAGCAGAGAAGACAGCTTCAGAAAAACATCATACTCAGCCATTCTGCAGGTGTCGGTGATTCATTTGAGGAAGAGACGGTTCGCGCAATAATGCTCTTACGGATTCATGGGCTTGCTCAAGGGCACTCGGTCATACAGTTTCACACGGTTAAGACCCTGGTTGATATGCTGAACAAGGGTGTTCATCCTCTTGTTCCGGAAAAAGGCTCGGTAGGGGCAAGCGGTGATCTTGCTCCCCTGGCGCATGTGGCACTCGTCCTGATAGGTGAGGGGAAGGCCGTATATAAAGGGAAGCTGCTGTCGGGAAAGCAGGCCATGAGAGCGGCGGGCATTCCCCTTGTTGAACTTGATGCAGGCGAAGGGTTGTCATTGGTAAATGGTACCCAGGTAATGACGGGCAGTGGTGCTCTCACGGTATATGATGCGGTGAGATTATTGAAGACAGCAGACATAGCTGCCGGCATGAGTCTTGAGGTCCTCCTGGGCTCAAACATTGAGCTGAATGAAAAGATTCATGCGGTAAGGCCTCATAATGGACAGCTTTTAAGTGCGGAAAATTTAAGAAGGCTCACAGGTGACAGTGAGATAATTTCTTCCCATCGAGATTGTACGAGGGTGCAGGACGCCTATTCGATACGGTGTTGCCCTCAAGTGCACGGTGCATCTAAAGACGCGTTAGAGTTTGTAAAAAACGTGGTGGGAACGGAAATAAACTCTGCTACAGGGAATCCGTTAATTTTTGCGGAAACAGGTGAGATATTTAATAACGGGGGTAATTTTCATGGTCAGCCAGTTGCCCTTGCCATGGATTTTCTCACGATTGCTCTTTCGGAGATAGCCAATATTTCTGAGAGAAGAATAGAAAGGCTCGTAAATCCGCTCTTAAGCGGGTTGCCGGCATTTCTGGTTAAGGATGCGGGATTAAATTCCGGTATGATGATTGCCCAGTATACGGCTGCCGCCCTCGTATCAGAAAATAAGATCTTGTCACATCCAGCCAGCGTTGATTCAATTCCGACCTCAGCCAACAAGGAAGATCACGTGAGCATGGGGAGTATTGCAGCAAGAAAGTGCAAACAGGTATTGTTTAATGTTGAGAACGTGATTGCTATTGAATTATTATGTGCTGCACAGGCCATGGATCTGTTTACCAATCTTAAGGCAGGGGCAGGAACAAAAGAGGCGTACTCGGTAATCAGGGAACATATTACGCACCTGGAGGAGGATAGGATACTCTCTGAGGATATTGATAAGATGCACAAATTATTACGGGATGGCTTGCTACTATCCGCGGTAGAGAAGAGGATAGGCGCTTTGAATTAG
- a CDS encoding SIS domain-containing protein produces MIKEFTLKYMNDLQDTLRESNLENVEEIVHSLLAAYEAEKQIFIMGNGGSGSTASHFACDINKGVSLGLEKRFKVISLSDNIPTMLAYANDCSYEEIFVEQLKNFMNEGDVVIGVSGSGNSKNVIRAIQYANERGVTTIALSGFDGGEIARIARFSFVAPVHDMQKVEDVHLIVSHVIMQILHKKLRLGSDNLACSAASA; encoded by the coding sequence ATGATAAAAGAGTTTACCTTGAAATATATGAATGATCTTCAGGATACATTGAGAGAGAGTAATCTTGAAAATGTGGAGGAGATTGTTCACTCTCTCCTTGCGGCGTATGAAGCAGAGAAACAGATATTTATCATGGGGAATGGAGGAAGCGGTTCTACAGCCTCTCATTTTGCCTGCGATATCAATAAGGGAGTTTCGCTTGGCCTGGAGAAACGGTTCAAGGTTATCAGCCTGAGTGATAATATTCCTACCATGCTTGCATATGCAAATGATTGTTCGTATGAAGAAATATTTGTAGAGCAGTTGAAAAATTTCATGAATGAGGGCGACGTTGTTATCGGTGTTTCCGGAAGCGGCAACTCAAAAAACGTGATTCGGGCGATTCAATACGCAAACGAACGAGGTGTGACAACAATAGCCTTGTCTGGTTTTGACGGAGGGGAGATTGCCAGGATTGCAAGGTTTTCGTTTGTTGCTCCGGTACATGACATGCAAAAGGTGGAAGATGTCCATCTCATAGTATCACACGTAATCATGCAGATTCTCCATAAAAAACTGAGGTTAGGGAGTGATAACCTGGCCTGTTCAGCTGCTTCGGCTTGA
- a CDS encoding GDP-mannose 4,6-dehydratase, whose amino-acid sequence MKQILLTGSAGFIGWKTAETLLKKKYGVIGIDNLNDYYDIKLKQFRLKELKKYSNFTFYKSDIENKASLKRIFNKHKIEAVINLAARAGVRYSLENPSIYFTTNSLGTLNLLESCRECDIKKFVLASTSSLYAGQKMPFNETLPVNTPISPYAASKKAAEVTCYTYHYLYKTDVTILRYFTVYGPAGRPDMSVFRFIKWIDEGKPIELFGDGSQSRDFTYVDDIANGTVKALRKVGFEIINLGGNEPYKLNYAINLIEQYLGKKKKVKRFKFHKADLKATWADISKAKKILKWEPTVSLDEGIRRSVEWYLSNKKWLEKVTL is encoded by the coding sequence ATGAAACAAATACTCTTAACGGGTTCTGCTGGATTTATTGGTTGGAAAACGGCAGAAACCTTATTGAAAAAAAAATATGGCGTCATAGGTATTGATAATCTAAACGACTATTATGATATTAAGTTAAAGCAGTTCAGACTGAAAGAGTTAAAAAAATACAGTAACTTTACCTTCTATAAGTCAGATATAGAAAACAAGGCCTCATTAAAACGTATTTTTAATAAGCACAAAATTGAAGCGGTCATCAACCTGGCTGCCCGTGCCGGTGTCCGCTACAGTCTGGAAAACCCCAGCATCTATTTCACAACAAACTCACTGGGGACACTCAATCTCCTGGAATCATGCAGAGAGTGTGATATCAAAAAGTTTGTCCTGGCCTCAACCTCTTCCCTGTATGCAGGCCAGAAGATGCCCTTTAACGAAACATTGCCCGTTAACACCCCTATTTCCCCCTATGCAGCAAGTAAGAAAGCGGCAGAAGTTACCTGCTACACCTACCATTACCTCTATAAAACAGATGTAACAATATTGCGCTACTTTACCGTTTACGGACCAGCGGGAAGACCGGACATGAGTGTGTTCCGTTTTATCAAATGGATTGATGAAGGAAAACCAATTGAACTTTTCGGGGATGGCAGCCAGAGCCGTGATTTCACGTATGTCGATGACATTGCAAACGGCACGGTGAAGGCCCTCAGAAAAGTAGGATTTGAGATTATTAACCTGGGAGGAAATGAGCCGTACAAACTGAACTATGCCATCAACCTTATTGAACAATATCTTGGCAAAAAGAAAAAAGTGAAACGGTTCAAATTCCACAAAGCAGATTTAAAGGCTACCTGGGCGGATATCTCCAAGGCAAAGAAAATCTTAAAATGGGAGCCAACCGTCAGTCTGGACGAAGGTATCAGGAGATCAGTCGAGTGGTATCTGTCAAATAAAAAGTGGCTTGAGAAGGTAACGTTGTGA